aaaaagcaattgtattttttcacaaggcttggattaaaccgctcaattcatatggattcgttttacaatgCCTTTACAACATTCTTAGTTTTTCTAAATTTCAGTTACCTGAACTtttaatggagggacagaaatctctcaggtttcattaaaaatatcttaatttgtgttttgaagattagCCAAAGTCttgagtttggaatgacatgaggatgagtaaatgacaacagaatttacatttgtgagataactaacactttaatagtGACTTTGTAAGCAAGATTATAGACACAGaataaaacagtgaaaacaaCAGCAGAGATGAAGCTACAGAGCATAAACTGCAGTGTGACAACAAAAAAGCAGGACATCTTACATAGTGCTGCTCATACTCACATCAGCCCCCAGAGACGGCTGCAGGTCAGATTCTGCTGTAGGACTCAGGTCTTGCCTCATTACCCAGATGGGTTCTTTGGGCTCGTCTGGCGTGTAGGGCGAGCGGACCGTCCTTGTCTTCACTTCCTCTATTGCCTCTTTGATGTCCTTAATAGCCAGTGAGATTGCGTCTCTCTTTTCACGACTGCTCCTCACGACTGGAGCTGGCTCTTCTGAGGGACTTTTGGGGGGCATCTCTCCGCACTCTCCTTCATTTATTGGCTCTGGGGATTTGATTTTATCCATTTGACCATGGGATTCTGACTCGGTCCACTCTTCTTCATCGCCATCCTTGTCCAGGCCCATAGCGACACGCTCCAGGCTCTGCGAGCTCAGACTCTCCTTCACCTCTGCCACAATCTGGTCAATGTCCTCATCCTGCTCGCAGCTGTCGGCACGGGGGTACGGGGCAAACTCTGCTTCCTTTTCAGGGCTGTCCGACTCTCCGTCGGATCGCTCGTCATAGTGGTGGAGCCTGGACCCAACAGCCTCCTGCTGCTGGTACAAGTCACGGTCGAAGAGTCTGAAGTCTGCCCTACGCTGTTGTGGAGTCTGCCCTTCAGCTTTGGTTGAGGGGCCATCCGTGATCTCCTCGTAAACATGCTCCTGAAGGGTGTATTCAGCATAGGGCTCAGAGTACGGCTCATCTTCTGTTGATCCACCTTCACGGGCCTCTCCTGCTCCAGTGGGACTGCGGTACATGGGTTGAGTGTAAACATAATTGGAGTAGTTGGGGTTTAGCGTCTCTGCATCATGGGGCCTCTCGGCATTAGGCAGGGGCTCTCGAGGTAGGGGCGGTGGCTGAGGTGGGTACTGGGGTTGGAGGTAAGCTGGACCACCATGCTGTTGCTCTGACTCTGCACTCTCGGTGTACTCCTCTGCTTCCGGGCGCAGTGGGATGCTGTATGTGCTTTCGTCTTCGGGCTCTGCTTCAAGGGCCATGACTGCATCCCCCTCTGCCCGGTCTGTGTGGTTGTGGAAGCCGCTCTCAGTGCTGGCGGATCGGGCCAAAGCGCTGCCACCATCTCCCTCGTCTTCCTCAGCTTCTTCTGGCTCTCTGGCGGGTGGCATGGCTTGCGTAGGGGAGATGAGATGCTGTTGATGTTCCAGCCTGTGCTGTTCGGCTCTCTCAGCATCTCTCTGCTGCCTCTCCCGCTGTCGCTGTCTCTGTTGCTGTGCCCGAAGTCGGGCCTCGTTGTCCCCCTGTCTGCGGTAGCGTGTCACTGCAGGTCGTGGTATGGGCTGCTGAACGGGTTGCTGTTCGGTATCACCATCTTCCGCTGGCCTCCTCGCGGCACGTGTGCGGTTCGTCCCTCCGTTTGATCCCTCGTACCTGCGGTAGCGCGGGGCCCCCTGCTGTTGGGACTGGTAGTGGTTATTTTCCGTACCATGGTTGCTGTGGTGGTTGCGGGAGCGACCGGAGCGGGAGCTGCCATCTCCGTTTTCGTGGCGTCTACGGTGGGATGCGGGGGGCTGTTGGCCCTCGGGGGCTCTACGCTCCAGGTCTGCCTCAGCCGCCTCTCTTAACTCCTGACCGTGTGGCGCCTCCTGGTGGCTCATGATTGGAAGAGGGGGAGGTCTACACACAGAGCATTACTTCTCCCAGCAGGGCTCCACTCAAGCACGACCTGcagaaaaatgaacaaaaaacagaaataaacctTAAAACGCCAACAACTCAGTAAGAAAGATAAATGAAGCAGTCCATTAAAGGTAAACTCAGTAGTTTTCCTTTAGGTACATATAAAGAAATGAATAGtacttttttccatttaataaaaaagcataaataGCATAAAAAAGAtgataacataaaaaatataggctataaagAAGGCTCCAGTCATATCATATGCCAAATACAAAATGCCATTAAACTATCAGTATGGGTACATGTCTGCTCTTCATTAGATTCTATAATGTTTTCCAATAAGAATTAAGACTAATTCACCTTCAATCAAATTTCTGAACAATTACCAGGGGAAAAAATCCATCATTAACCTTGGTAGCTGATGTTTTATTCATAGTGACATTTACTATGCTACCACATATCAAGATCAGCTGCCTCTGTAGTTGATGTACAAAGATTATGTTGCTTATATAATACTCATAAATGCTTCAATCAGTAAAGACCTAAATTCAGTCAAAATCTATGAAACTGAAGTAATTATGTATAGCAGTAGAAGTATCTCTGCCTGTGTTTACTAAGGGCTTTATCACCACGCAAATGCTAGAAATGCATAGAGCAGCAGAAACCCCCAAGCCTCCACTTTCATACCTCTTATAACTCTCATCAACATCAGCTGAGTCGGGATGCACCGCAAAACAAGCTCAATAAGATAACACAATCATTTTAATAAGAGAATTCATATTCAAACCCCCGTCAAGCTATCTGACCAGTCATGTTTACACATTAACCTCTTCACTTTTTTCATATCTGAATGAGCTCCTGAGGGCATTTTTGTGCATTTGGTACAAGTGAAAGACAGCACTATTAGACTCGACTATGTGACCTACTTCTGCAATTCATGCCAGAAAAGTGGGTGATACACTGCCATGAAGAGGTTCTCAAAATAGGGTTGGGGCGAGGATGGTCGACCAGTCAGCCAACAAAGTACTAGCTgatcagtcaaattaactttttttttttttttttttaaagtagcttGCAAATTTCTAGTGGTAGTGCTCTAATGGGGATGATTAAGGATTTTTCCAGGTTCCAAGTTAAGCTCAATTGACACATTTGAGGTACAATGTTGGGtgaagtttatatttttattaaagcaataTTAATTATTGAGCTGTAAACCtgtaaataaaattgtaatttggGATAACTTCACACAGAAAAgattagtatgtttttttttttttttttttttacattaaaatcagGTTAACACACATATTGGGCCCAGGATAACAGCCAATTATGTTTTTGTCTGagctattaataaaaaaaaaaaaatctatatataatatataattcatatttttgatttttatatatatatcattcttATCATTTTAGTTGGTAGAATGTGTAAGTAAAggctaaattatatttacatactaTACTCAAAACCAAGAAGACCCATTCTCTCACAACGGATCAAGTATCGCGATACGCAAGTGGACTCTTTTCTCATTCTGTTCCCGctttagtttataaataaaccCACAACTAAAGGAGTGGGGGCTCTAACTCTGACGCTTCCACTATCAACATCTATGCAATTTGAAAAAGAGGTGGCTTCATCtgcatgatattttttttttttactctttgtatAGCAGTCGTtcattgtaaatgtattttaaaagtagaagatataatatataaatatttataaaacagttagctcctgtccttgattctgattggtcaatagctgtgttttattcacgataaaacaggCTGCGACCGCTtaacccaacggttctgtgtatcactacacaacacccttaacaac
This Ctenopharyngodon idella isolate HZGC_01 chromosome 5, HZGC01, whole genome shotgun sequence DNA region includes the following protein-coding sequences:
- the apba1a gene encoding amyloid-beta A4 precursor protein-binding family A member 1 isoform X1, which encodes MSHQEAPHGQELREAAEADLERRAPEGQQPPASHRRRHENGDGSSRSGRSRNHHSNHGTENNHYQSQQQGAPRYRRYEGSNGGTNRTRAARRPAEDGDTEQQPVQQPIPRPAVTRYRRQGDNEARLRAQQQRQRQRERQQRDAERAEQHRLEHQQHLISPTQAMPPAREPEEAEEDEGDGGSALARSASTESGFHNHTDRAEGDAVMALEAEPEDESTYSIPLRPEAEEYTESAESEQQHGGPAYLQPQYPPQPPPLPREPLPNAERPHDAETLNPNYSNYVYTQPMYRSPTGAGEAREGGSTEDEPYSEPYAEYTLQEHVYEEITDGPSTKAEGQTPQQRRADFRLFDRDLYQQQEAVGSRLHHYDERSDGESDSPEKEAEFAPYPRADSCEQDEDIDQIVAEVKESLSSQSLERVAMGLDKDGDEEEWTESESHGQMDKIKSPEPINEGECGEMPPKSPSEEPAPVVRSSREKRDAISLAIKDIKEAIEEVKTRTVRSPYTPDEPKEPIWVMRQDLSPTAESDLQPSLGADSPGSGSTSPQGAESSSRPLTSHEGSDSFESPSPASKESRRSLASFPTYVEVPGPCDPEDLIDGIIFAANYLGSTQLLSDKTPSKNVRMMQAQEAVSRIKTAQKLAKNRKKAPEGEAQPMTEVDLFISTQRIKVLNADSQETMMDHPLRTISYIADIGNIVVLMARRRMPRSDSQEDMEASDPAQDEKRQYKMICHVFESEDAQLIAQSIGQAFSVAYQEFLRANGINPEDLSQKEYSDLLNTQDMYNDDLIHFSKSENCKDVYIEKQKGEILGLVIVESGWGSILPTVIIANMMHGGPAEKSGRLNIGDQIMSINGTSLVGLPLSTCQSIIKGLKNQSRIKLNIVRCPPVTTVLIRRPDLRYQLGFSVQNGIICSLMRGGIAERGGVRVGHRIIEINSQSVVATPHEKIVHILSNAVGEIHMKTMPAAMYRLLTAQEQPVYI
- the apba1a gene encoding amyloid-beta A4 precursor protein-binding family A member 1 isoform X2; the encoded protein is MSHQEAPHGQELREAAEADLERRAPEGQQPPASHRRRHENGDGSSRSGRSRNHHSNHGTENNHYQSQQQGAPRYRRYEGSNGGTNRTRAARRPAEDGDTEQQPVQQPIPRPAVTRYRRQGDNEARLRAQQQRQRQRERQQRDAERAEQHRLEHQQHLISPTQAMPPAREPEEAEEDEGDGGSALARSASTESGFHNHTDRAEGDAVMALEAEPEDESTYSIPLRPEAEEYTESAESEQQHGGPAYLQPQYPPQPPPLPREPLPNAERPHDAETLNPNYSNYVYTQPMYRSPTGAGEAREGGSTEDEPYSEPYAEYTLQEHVYEEITDGPSTKAEGQTPQQRRADFRLFDRDLYQQQEAVGSRLHHYDERSDGESDSPEKEAEFAPYPRADSCEQDEDIDQIVAEVKESLSSQSLERVAMGLDKDGDEEEWTESESHGQMDKIKSPEPINEGECGEMPPKSPSEEPAPVVRSSREKRDAISLAIKDIKEAIEEVKTRTVRSPYTPDEPKEPIWVMRQDLSPTAESDLQPSLGADSPGSGSTSPQGAESSSRPLTSHEGSDSFESPSPASKESRRSLASFPTYVEVPGPCDPEDLIDGIIFAANYLGSTQLLSDKTPSKNVRMMQAQEAVSRIKAPEGEAQPMTEVDLFISTQRIKVLNADSQETMMDHPLRTISYIADIGNIVVLMARRRMPRSDSQEDMEASDPAQDEKRQYKMICHVFESEDAQLIAQSIGQAFSVAYQEFLRANGINPEDLSQKEYSDLLNTQDMYNDDLIHFSKSENCKDVYIEKQKGEILGLVIVESGWGSILPTVIIANMMHGGPAEKSGRLNIGDQIMSINGTSLVGLPLSTCQSIIKGLKNQSRIKLNIVRCPPVTTVLIRRPDLRYQLGFSVQNGIICSLMRGGIAERGGVRVGHRIIEINSQSVVATPHEKIVHILSNAVGEIHMKTMPAAMYRLLTAQEQPVYI